The following coding sequences are from one bacterium window:
- the purE gene encoding 5-(carboxyamino)imidazole ribonucleotide mutase: MAKKATGTARVVVLLGSESDLPVIEKMLPLLDRFGLSHRVAVASAHRQPQKLHRIIKESEAGGTEVFIALAGMAAHLPGVVASLTARPVIGVPVAAGPLAGVDALLSIVQMPPGVPVATVAIGSAGARNAACLAARMIGLKDAKVAAAMDDYRKELARGGR, translated from the coding sequence ATGGCGAAGAAGGCCACCGGCACGGCGCGGGTCGTGGTGCTGCTCGGCAGCGAGTCCGACCTGCCCGTGATCGAGAAGATGCTGCCGCTGCTGGACCGCTTCGGCCTGAGCCACCGGGTGGCGGTGGCTTCCGCGCACCGGCAGCCGCAGAAACTGCACCGGATCATCAAGGAGTCCGAGGCGGGGGGCACCGAGGTCTTCATCGCCCTGGCCGGCATGGCGGCCCATCTGCCCGGGGTCGTGGCTTCCCTGACGGCGCGGCCCGTGATCGGCGTGCCCGTGGCGGCCGGTCCCCTCGCCGGCGTGGACGCCCTGCTGTCCATCGTGCAGATGCCGCCGGGCGTGCCCGTGGCCACGGTGGCCATCGGCAGCGCCGGCGCGCGCAACGCCGCCTGCCTGGCCGCCCGCATGATCGGCCTGAAGGACGCCAAGGTGGCCGCCGCCATGGACGACTACCGCAAGGAGCTGGCCCGGGGCGGCCGCTGA
- the purD gene encoding phosphoribosylamine--glycine ligase: MTVLVVGGGGREHAIVRQLAESPREPRVFAAPGNPGTAAHGTNVDLDPLDGNAVVAFCRREEVDLVIIGPEDPLIAGLADHLHKAEIPVFGPGAMGARLEGDKEFTKEVLAAAGVPTPHYHAFSSTHQALKHLDQIDPPVVVKACGAAQGKGVAVCTTRGEAEAFIRECLDEQRFGSSGLRILMEECIFGPELSVLIVTDGQDYCLLAPSRDHKRIGENDTGPNTGGMGAFAPVTLPPALYAEIDARVVLPTLAELRRRDIPYRGVLYAGIMLTESGPQVLEFNCRFGDPETQVVLPLLRGDLLELCLSTARGELGQYLQGFPESGDELPPDWEGAGITRWDRSCVVVVGAADGYPGAYLQGKPIVLPRDVPGERWIIHAGTRATADGLVTSGGRVLGAVGLGDSLAAARGAAYALLDETHFEGLTYRRDIGRKAAGGHS, from the coding sequence ATGACGGTCCTGGTCGTCGGCGGTGGTGGGCGCGAGCACGCCATCGTGCGGCAGCTGGCCGAGTCGCCGCGGGAACCGCGTGTGTTCGCCGCTCCCGGCAATCCGGGCACGGCGGCCCACGGCACCAACGTGGATCTCGATCCCCTCGACGGGAACGCCGTCGTGGCCTTCTGCCGGCGCGAAGAGGTCGATCTCGTGATCATCGGCCCCGAGGACCCGCTCATCGCGGGCCTGGCCGACCACCTGCACAAGGCGGAGATCCCGGTCTTCGGCCCCGGGGCCATGGGCGCGCGGCTGGAGGGCGACAAGGAGTTCACCAAGGAGGTGCTGGCCGCCGCCGGGGTGCCGACGCCGCACTACCACGCCTTCAGCAGCACCCATCAGGCCCTCAAGCATCTCGACCAGATCGATCCGCCCGTGGTGGTCAAGGCCTGTGGTGCGGCCCAGGGCAAGGGCGTGGCCGTGTGCACCACCCGCGGCGAGGCCGAGGCCTTCATCCGCGAGTGCCTCGACGAGCAGCGCTTCGGCAGCTCGGGCCTGCGGATCCTGATGGAGGAGTGCATCTTCGGACCCGAGCTCTCGGTGCTCATCGTCACCGACGGCCAGGACTACTGCCTGCTGGCCCCGAGCCGCGACCACAAGCGGATCGGCGAGAACGACACCGGTCCGAACACGGGCGGCATGGGGGCCTTCGCGCCCGTGACGCTGCCGCCCGCCCTCTACGCCGAGATCGACGCGCGCGTGGTGCTGCCGACCCTGGCCGAACTGCGGCGGCGCGACATCCCCTACCGGGGCGTGCTCTACGCCGGGATCATGCTGACGGAGTCCGGCCCGCAGGTGCTCGAGTTCAACTGCCGCTTCGGCGATCCCGAGACCCAGGTGGTGCTGCCGCTGCTGCGCGGCGATCTGCTGGAGCTCTGTCTGAGCACGGCCCGGGGCGAGCTCGGCCAGTACCTGCAGGGCTTCCCCGAGAGCGGCGACGAGCTGCCTCCGGACTGGGAGGGCGCGGGCATCACGCGCTGGGACCGCAGCTGCGTCGTCGTGGTCGGGGCCGCGGACGGCTATCCGGGGGCCTACCTGCAGGGCAAGCCCATCGTCCTGCCCCGGGACGTGCCGGGCGAACGCTGGATCATCCACGCCGGCACGCGCGCCACCGCCGACGGGCTGGTGACGAGCGGCGGGCGCGTGCTCGGGGCCGTGGGACTGGGCGACAGCCTCGCCGCGGCGCGGGGGGCGGCCTACGCCCTCCTGGACGAGACCCATTTCGAGGGGCTGACCTACCGTCGGGACATCGGCCGCAAGGCCGCCGGCGGCCACTCGTAG
- the arcC gene encoding carbamate kinase codes for MADTAAPETLVIALGGNAIIPVGQEGTFDQQLAITRRTMDQVAQLAERGHRVVMTHGNGPVVGNIVLRNDAGMAVHGIPAMPMFVCGADSQGGLGFMLQQALQNALHARGLAQPVATVVTQVRVDPEDPAFARPTKPIGPFYDEQEAERAREENGWTLVMDAGRGYRRVVPSPRPVEVVEWEAIRTLVNGGVLTIATGGGGVPVVRRDGELAGVDAVIDKDRASDLLARLIGADVLVIITQVDRVCANFGRPDEEALDVLPAERARAMLAAEEFPAGSMGPKIEAALSFLAGGGKAVIITSPENLLAAVAGQAGTRIVPGA; via the coding sequence ATGGCGGACACCGCAGCACCCGAAACGCTGGTCATCGCCCTCGGCGGCAACGCCATCATCCCGGTGGGGCAGGAGGGCACCTTCGACCAGCAGCTCGCCATCACGCGCCGCACCATGGACCAGGTGGCCCAGCTCGCCGAGCGGGGTCACCGCGTCGTCATGACCCACGGCAACGGCCCGGTGGTGGGCAACATCGTCCTGCGCAACGACGCCGGCATGGCCGTGCACGGCATCCCGGCCATGCCCATGTTCGTATGCGGCGCCGACAGCCAGGGGGGGCTCGGCTTCATGCTGCAGCAGGCGCTGCAGAACGCCCTGCACGCCCGGGGTCTCGCGCAGCCCGTGGCCACGGTCGTCACCCAGGTGCGGGTCGATCCCGAGGACCCGGCCTTCGCCCGGCCCACCAAGCCCATCGGGCCCTTCTACGACGAGCAGGAGGCCGAACGCGCCCGCGAGGAGAACGGCTGGACGCTGGTCATGGACGCCGGACGGGGTTACCGTCGGGTGGTGCCGAGCCCGCGGCCGGTGGAGGTCGTCGAGTGGGAGGCGATCAGGACCCTCGTCAACGGCGGCGTGCTGACCATCGCCACCGGCGGCGGGGGCGTGCCGGTCGTGCGCCGCGACGGCGAGCTCGCGGGGGTCGACGCGGTCATCGACAAAGACCGGGCCAGCGACCTGCTCGCCCGCCTGATCGGGGCCGACGTGCTGGTGATCATCACCCAGGTCGACCGGGTGTGCGCCAACTTCGGCCGGCCGGACGAGGAGGCCCTCGACGTGCTGCCCGCCGAACGGGCCCGCGCCATGCTGGCGGCCGAGGAGTTCCCCGCCGGCAGCATGGGGCCGAAGATCGAGGCCGCGCTGTCGTTCCTCGCGGGCGGCGGCAAGGCCGTGATCATCACGTCGCCCGAGAACCTGCTGGCGGCCGTCGCCGGGCAGGCCGGCACGCGCATCGTACCGGGCGCCTGA
- a CDS encoding pyridoxal phosphate-dependent aminotransferase, whose amino-acid sequence MLAKRMQRLGTETAFEVLARAKALEADGRDIVHLEIGEPDFDTPRNIIDKAIAALNSGYTHYGPSAGLPDVRRTFAEYIARDRGIDVGPDNVVIVPGGKPIIYFPLTALIDPGDEVIYPNPGFPIYESVINFLEGKAIPLKLSEDKDFSFDIEDLKAVVSDRTKMLIINSPQNPTGGMLSSADLDTIAELAVKHDFWVLSDEIYSKIIYEGTHDSITTRPCMLERTILLDGHSKTYAMTGWRLGYGVMPKALAAAVAKLQTNCTSCTAAFTQIAGAEALTGPQDDARAMVAEFKVRRDLLVDGLNAIEGVRCRRPRGAFYVFPNITGLGLTSKQAETRLLDDFGVAALAGTSFGAHGEGYIRFSYANSQDNIRKALDRFAEFASAVRGER is encoded by the coding sequence ATGCTGGCCAAGAGGATGCAGAGACTGGGGACCGAGACGGCCTTCGAGGTGCTGGCCCGCGCCAAGGCCCTCGAGGCCGACGGCCGGGACATCGTCCATCTGGAGATCGGCGAACCGGACTTCGACACGCCCCGCAACATCATCGACAAGGCCATCGCGGCGCTCAATTCGGGCTACACCCACTACGGTCCCTCGGCCGGCCTGCCCGACGTGCGCCGCACCTTCGCCGAGTACATCGCGCGCGACCGCGGCATCGACGTCGGCCCGGACAACGTGGTCATCGTCCCGGGCGGCAAGCCCATCATCTACTTCCCGCTGACGGCGCTCATCGATCCCGGCGACGAGGTCATCTACCCGAACCCGGGTTTCCCCATCTACGAGTCGGTCATCAACTTCCTCGAGGGCAAGGCCATTCCGCTGAAGCTGTCCGAGGACAAGGACTTCAGCTTCGACATCGAGGACCTCAAGGCCGTGGTCAGCGACCGGACGAAGATGCTGATCATCAACTCGCCCCAGAACCCCACCGGCGGCATGCTCTCGAGCGCCGACCTCGACACCATCGCCGAACTGGCGGTGAAGCACGACTTCTGGGTGCTGAGCGACGAGATCTACAGCAAGATCATCTACGAAGGCACGCACGATTCGATCACCACGCGGCCGTGCATGCTCGAGCGCACGATCCTGCTCGACGGCCATTCGAAGACCTACGCCATGACCGGTTGGCGCCTGGGCTACGGTGTCATGCCCAAGGCGCTGGCCGCGGCCGTGGCCAAGCTGCAGACCAACTGCACGAGCTGCACCGCGGCCTTCACCCAGATCGCCGGCGCCGAGGCCCTCACCGGTCCCCAGGACGACGCCAGGGCCATGGTGGCCGAGTTCAAGGTGCGCCGCGACCTGCTCGTCGACGGCCTGAACGCCATCGAGGGCGTGCGCTGCCGCCGGCCCCGCGGCGCCTTCTACGTGTTCCCCAACATCACCGGGCTGGGCCTGACGAGCAAGCAGGCCGAGACGCGCCTGCTGGACGACTTCGGCGTGGCCGCCCTGGCCGGCACCAGCTTCGGGGCCCACGGCGAGGGCTACATCCGGTTCAGCTACGCCAACAGCCAGGACAACATCCGCAAGGCCCTCGACCGCTTCGCCGAGTTCGCGAGTGCGGTGCGCGGCGAGCGCTAG